A genomic region of Salinibacterium sp. NK8237 contains the following coding sequences:
- a CDS encoding PadR family transcriptional regulator encodes MSVEEPEAEGPVAEWPSDWMRAVLGIFTLRALEQGASYGYAIIAELEANGLGTVKGGTLYPLLSRYESVGFVSVEWRPGDGGPGRKYFSLTKRGRIELDRTRSEWLRFAAIGSDFLNTARTAETETP; translated from the coding sequence ATGAGTGTAGAAGAACCGGAAGCCGAGGGGCCAGTCGCCGAGTGGCCAAGCGACTGGATGCGTGCGGTGTTGGGCATCTTCACCCTGCGTGCACTGGAGCAAGGCGCTTCCTACGGTTACGCGATCATCGCAGAGCTTGAAGCCAATGGGTTGGGGACGGTCAAGGGCGGCACCCTCTATCCCCTTCTCAGTCGCTATGAGTCGGTGGGGTTCGTCTCCGTCGAGTGGCGCCCGGGTGACGGCGGCCCAGGCCGTAAGTACTTTTCGCTCACGAAACGAGGGCGAATCGAGCTAGACCGAACACGATCGGAATGGCTGCGATTTGCCGCGATTGGTAGCGACTTTCTGAACACAGCGCGCACAGCAGAAACGGAGACCCCATGA